From the genome of Candidatus Dormiibacterota bacterium, one region includes:
- a CDS encoding aldo/keto reductase — protein MSDSPFSGRATPGGTRDHLARFPAHAPHGHVPLGATGLYVSRLGFGCYRVDDATPEHRAALEAALASGCNLIDTSTNYMDGGSERLVGRVLKEAGRNGRVPREAVVVVSKIGYVQGENMRLATEREKAGFPFPEMVKVEEWCWHCIHPEFLKDQLARSLDRLGLATLDVCLLHNPEYFLTDAKKHGRGRDLDVLRAEFYRRVQEAFAFFEKAVTRGEIGCYGVSSNSLVAAADDPEATSLSYFLKAAEEAGGKEHHFRVVQMPMNVFESGGALLVNTGPERRLTPLEAAAGASLAVLINRPLNAIVGKRLIRLAGVQERDKGPSLKAIHADLKTLEEEYRATIAPPSGTPAAAIDPFFDLIDQLAVMQDQIEDLEHWKQIEQQYAIPRLNHTARTLAQNVPDDVRPRWQAWWERCIPSLEALLGGIAREASNRSRSRSGKVTEAIDPLLPRDRRGATLSQKALAVLCSTPGVTCVLVGMRQEDYVEDALAVLSQPPLPDALEIYRKMKNVRVR, from the coding sequence GTGAGCGACTCTCCGTTCTCCGGCCGGGCCACCCCCGGGGGAACGCGCGACCACCTGGCGAGGTTTCCGGCGCACGCGCCGCACGGCCACGTCCCGCTCGGCGCCACGGGGCTCTACGTCAGCCGGCTCGGCTTCGGCTGCTACCGCGTGGACGACGCCACGCCGGAGCACCGCGCGGCGCTCGAGGCGGCCCTCGCCTCCGGCTGCAATCTCATCGACACCTCGACGAACTACATGGACGGCGGCAGCGAACGGCTGGTCGGGCGCGTGCTCAAGGAAGCCGGGCGGAACGGCCGCGTGCCGCGCGAGGCGGTCGTGGTCGTGTCGAAGATCGGCTACGTGCAGGGCGAGAACATGCGTCTGGCGACCGAGCGCGAAAAGGCCGGCTTCCCCTTCCCCGAGATGGTCAAGGTCGAGGAGTGGTGCTGGCATTGCATCCATCCGGAATTCCTGAAGGACCAGCTGGCGCGGTCCCTCGACCGGCTCGGTCTCGCGACCCTGGACGTCTGCCTGCTGCACAATCCGGAGTATTTCCTCACCGACGCCAAGAAGCACGGCCGCGGCCGCGACCTCGACGTGCTGCGCGCCGAGTTCTACCGCCGCGTCCAGGAGGCGTTCGCCTTCTTCGAAAAGGCCGTGACGCGCGGCGAGATCGGCTGCTACGGCGTGTCGTCGAATTCGCTCGTCGCCGCCGCCGACGATCCCGAGGCCACGTCGCTGAGCTACTTCCTGAAGGCCGCCGAGGAGGCGGGCGGCAAGGAGCACCATTTCCGCGTCGTGCAGATGCCGATGAACGTGTTCGAGTCGGGCGGTGCGCTCCTGGTCAACACCGGCCCGGAGCGCCGGCTGACGCCGCTCGAGGCCGCGGCAGGGGCCAGCCTGGCGGTCTTGATCAATCGCCCGCTCAACGCCATCGTCGGGAAGCGCCTCATCCGCCTGGCCGGGGTCCAGGAGCGGGACAAGGGACCGAGCCTCAAGGCGATTCACGCGGACCTGAAGACCCTCGAGGAGGAGTACCGCGCGACGATCGCGCCGCCTTCGGGAACCCCGGCCGCCGCCATCGATCCGTTCTTCGACCTCATCGACCAGCTGGCGGTCATGCAGGATCAGATCGAAGACCTGGAGCACTGGAAGCAGATCGAGCAGCAGTACGCCATCCCGCGGCTCAACCACACCGCCCGGACGCTGGCGCAGAACGTCCCCGACGACGTCCGCCCGCGCTGGCAGGCCTGGTGGGAGCGCTGCATCCCGTCGCTCGAGGCGCTCCTCGGGGGGATCGCGCGCGAGGCGTCCAACCGCAGTCGCTCGCGCAGCGGCAAGGTGACCGAGGCGATCGATCCGCTCCTGCCCCGGGATCGCCGCGGCGCAACGCTGTCGCAGAAGGCGCTCGCCGTCCTGTGCTCGACGCCCGGCGTGACCTGTGTCCTGGTCGGGATGCGCCAGGAGGATTACGTCGAGGACGCTCTCGCCGTCCTGTCGCAGCCTCCCCTGCCGGACGCGCTCGAGATCTATCGAAAGATGAAGAACGTCAGGGTGCGCTGA